One stretch of Castor canadensis chromosome 12, mCasCan1.hap1v2, whole genome shotgun sequence DNA includes these proteins:
- the LOC141414739 gene encoding NBPF family member NBPF1-like encodes MYVAPSSCHDLCDFHQTPDTPASTPEEQLVSRILDADENKIGLNAGEGQDAKVSRELNGDASLSTVHQDSLHEQIVTPSSCYDLSEFHHPPNTPAFLSEEYMVCTPPAVSENKIGCKGGEEQEIKAPRKDDGLIQVQVGEVSELLQQLQEKTEASFSLSQHLKVLHTQENPDNQQDQGEQLAEACRVVESFVYMISAENHDDDDENSLNFR; translated from the exons ATGTATGTGGCTCCTTCCAGTTGCCATGACTTGTGTGATTTCCACCAGACTCCCGATACTCCAGCATCCACACCTGAGGAGCAGCTTGTGAGCCGTATTCTGGATGCAGATG aaaataaaattggtCTCAATGCTGGAGAAGGACAAGATGCAAAGGTTTCCAG GGAGCTGAACGGGGATGCAAGCCTTAGCACAGTGCACCAGGACTCATTACATGAGCAGATTGTGACACCATCCTCTTGCTatgacctgtctgagttccaccatcCTCCCAACACTCCTGCCTTCCTATCTGAGGAGTACATGGTGTGCACTCCTCCAGCTGTGTCAG aaaacaaaattggTTGCAAAGGTGGAGAAGAACAAGAGATAAAGGCTCCCAG GAAAGATGATGGCCTGATTCAAGTTCAGGTGGGAGAGGTGAGTGAATTGCTCCAGCAGTTACAGGAAAAAACAGAGGCCTCCTTCTCCCTCAGTCAACATCTCAAGGTCCTCCACACTCAGGAAAACCCTGACAACCAGCAGGACCAGGGAGAGCAACTGGCTGAGGCATGCAGGGTAGTGGAGTCCTTTGTCTACATGATAAGTGCAG AAAaccatgatgatgatgatgaaaacTCACTGAATTTCAGGTAA